A region of the Pseudomonas asiatica genome:
CAGTTCGGCCTGCCACGCCGCTGCGGCAAGCAGCCCGGTATTGGCCGCGGCGCCATGCCAGTAAGGTGCTTCGGCATCGCCGGCAAACTGGTTGAAGCGGTCGATGCAATCGCCCCAGCGCTCCAGCACCGGGGCGAGAAACTCCAGGCGCGGGTTGTTGATGATCTGGCCTCGCATGCTGCGCTCTCCTGTTATCGTTGTGATCGCGTTCAGCTGAAAGTGATGGCTATGTGATATCACTGTATTCAGTGTGGCACAACCAGGTGAATTGGCCATTACCCGGGCGGTGCCTGTTCGACTGCAAAGCGGCCCACTTCGATTGACGCTCCCGGTGCAACCCTCTAACCTTCGCGCGTGTTTCAGGTGCCCTGCCAGCCCCGACTGGGCAGGGTGAAACTGGGAAGCCGGTGGGTGCCAGCATGGCGCGATTCCGGCGCTGCCCCCGCAACGGTAGGTGAGTCGCGGCCGCGCAGGGCCACTGGGTGCCAGCACCCGGGAAGGCGCGCAGGCCTGGGCCAAGGCCCGCTCACAAGCCCGGAGACCGGCCTGATACTGCCAACGGCATCACGGAGGGTGATGCGCGGTGCACCGTGGCGTACGGCCACGGCCCCTGCGCGTTCTCCGTCTGCCCGCCTTTTACCTGTCGCCGCGCGTTGCCGTGGCGCCAGCCAGCGGAGAACCCTGATGAGCGAATCCACCGAACGCGACGAACGCCACCTGGCGCGCATGCAGCGCAAGAAGGCGATCATCGACGAACGCATCGCCAATTCCCCCAACGAATGCGGCCTGCTGCTGGTGCTGACCGGCAATGGCAAAGGCAAGAGCAGCTCGGCCTTCGGTATGCTCGCGCGCGCCCTGGGCCATGGCATGCAGTGCGGTGTGGTGCAGTTCATCAAGGGCCGCAACAGCACCGGCGAAGAGCTGTTCTTCCGCCGCTTCCCCGAGCAGGTGCGCTACCACGTGATGGGCGAGGGCTTTACCTGGGAAACCCAGGACCGCCAGCGCGACATTGCCGCCGCCGAAGCGGCCTGGGCTGTGTCGCGCCAGTTGCTGCAAGACCCTAGCGTGCAGTTCGTGGTGCTCGATGAACTGAACATCGCCCTCAAGCACGGCTACCTCGACCTTGACCAGGTGCTGTCCGACATCCAGGCCCGCCCACCGATGCAGCATGTGATCGTCACTGGCCGTGCCGCGAAACCCGAGATGATCGAACTGGCCGACACCGTGACCGAGATGGGCATGCTCAAGCACGCCTTCCAGGCCGGCATCCGTGCACAGAAGGGCGTGGAACTGTGAGCCAGCCGCGCCATTGCCCCGCCGTGCTGATCGCGGCACCGGCCTCTGGCCAGGGCAAGACCACCGTCACCGCCGCCCTGGCCCGCCTGCACCGCAACCTTGGGCGCAAGGTGCGGGTGTTCAAGTGCGGGCCCGACTTTCTCGACCCGATGATCCTCGAGCGGGCCAGCGGCGCGCCGGTGTACCAACTCGACCTGTGGATGATCGGCGCCGAGGAAAGCCGCCGCCTGCTGTGGGAAGCCGCCGGCGAGGCCGACCTGATCCTGATCGAAGGGGTGATGGGGCTGTTCGACGGCACGCCGTCCAGCGCCGATCTGGCGCGCCACTTCGGCGTGCCGGTGCTGGCGGTGATCGACGGCACGGCCATGGCCCAGACCTTCGGCGCCCTGGCCCTGGGCCTGGCACGCTACCAGGCGGACCTGCCGTTTGCCGGTGTGTTGGCCAACCGGGTCGGCAGCCTGCGCCACGCGCAACTGCTGGAAGGT
Encoded here:
- the cobO gene encoding cob(I)yrinic acid a,c-diamide adenosyltransferase, which gives rise to MSESTERDERHLARMQRKKAIIDERIANSPNECGLLLVLTGNGKGKSSSAFGMLARALGHGMQCGVVQFIKGRNSTGEELFFRRFPEQVRYHVMGEGFTWETQDRQRDIAAAEAAWAVSRQLLQDPSVQFVVLDELNIALKHGYLDLDQVLSDIQARPPMQHVIVTGRAAKPEMIELADTVTEMGMLKHAFQAGIRAQKGVEL